The Geminocystis sp. M7585_C2015_104 genome contains a region encoding:
- a CDS encoding MFS transporter: MSSHQNSGERLYWTTKLAFGAGDIGPALTANILVFFLLPFLTNVAGLSPSLAGSVLFVGKISDAINDPIIGILSDRTLTKWGRRIPWIVFSIVPFGLVFFLQWIVPKFSDNPQLNGFFLFLYYVFIGVLFNIFYTTVNLPYQALTPELTRDYNERTSLNSYRFGFSIGASIFSLILAQIVFQSFPEDDQQKYSILGLVSSVFASVPLLWCPLIIKERGFRAFFDTKIRKIIGYLLLAISAILFLLSTPIWWRGKDIKLFFVFCYLSLGIILAIMGWSAIYAKTESHLSQNQSSEGEGERIASSSLGFIRQIKVALSNRAFLCVVGIYLSSWLAVQLTASILLFFVVYWMKLPESVFPTVAMAVQGTALIMLFVWGRISKILDKKTVYYLGSLIWILAQMGLFLIQPGQKVLMYLLAIMAGCGVAVAYLIPWSMIPDVIDLDELETGKRREGIFYGFMVLLQKFGLALGLFLVGVALDVAGFIKATPGEPRPLQPASALWAIRFTVALLPAIILTIGIILAYFYPITREVHASILSQLDQKKVTKEN, translated from the coding sequence ATGTCTAGCCATCAAAATTCCGGAGAGAGGCTGTATTGGACCACAAAATTAGCCTTTGGCGCGGGCGATATCGGCCCTGCCTTGACTGCAAATATTCTCGTTTTTTTTTTACTGCCTTTTCTCACCAATGTTGCCGGTTTAAGTCCTAGTTTAGCAGGCAGTGTTTTGTTTGTTGGTAAAATTTCTGATGCCATTAATGACCCAATTATTGGTATTTTGAGTGACCGTACTTTGACTAAATGGGGGCGAAGAATCCCTTGGATAGTTTTTTCCATTGTCCCCTTCGGACTGGTATTTTTCCTGCAATGGATTGTCCCAAAATTCAGTGATAATCCGCAGCTAAACGGCTTTTTTTTGTTCCTTTATTATGTTTTTATAGGCGTGCTTTTTAATATATTCTACACTACTGTTAATCTGCCTTATCAGGCCCTAACGCCCGAATTAACTAGAGATTATAACGAAAGGACTAGCTTGAATAGCTATCGTTTTGGCTTTTCCATTGGTGCCAGTATTTTCTCCCTAATTCTGGCTCAAATCGTATTCCAGTCCTTCCCGGAAGATGACCAACAGAAATACAGTATTCTGGGCTTAGTTTCCTCTGTATTTGCCAGTGTGCCTCTTCTCTGGTGTCCTCTCATTATCAAGGAGAGGGGTTTTAGGGCTTTTTTTGATACTAAAATTCGGAAGATTATTGGTTATTTATTATTAGCTATATCCGCCATACTTTTCTTGTTATCAACTCCCATTTGGTGGAGGGGTAAAGATATAAAGTTATTCTTTGTTTTCTGTTATTTAAGCCTCGGAATTATCTTAGCTATCATGGGTTGGAGTGCTATTTATGCTAAAACAGAATCACATCTGTCTCAAAACCAGTCATCGGAAGGAGAAGGGGAAAGAATAGCTAGTAGCAGTTTAGGGTTTATTAGACAGATAAAAGTGGCACTGAGCAACAGAGCATTTTTGTGCGTAGTGGGGATATATTTGTCCTCATGGTTGGCGGTGCAGTTAACTGCTTCTATTCTCCTGTTTTTCGTAGTTTACTGGATGAAATTGCCAGAATCAGTATTCCCCACGGTAGCAATGGCAGTGCAGGGTACAGCCTTAATCATGTTATTTGTTTGGGGAAGAATAAGCAAAATTTTAGACAAGAAAACAGTATATTACCTGGGATCTCTCATTTGGATTTTAGCTCAGATGGGTTTATTTTTAATTCAACCGGGACAAAAAGTTTTAATGTATTTATTAGCAATAATGGCAGGATGTGGAGTTGCAGTAGCTTATCTTATCCCCTGGTCAATGATACCAGATGTGATTGACTTGGATGAGTTGGAAACTGGTAAAAGAAGGGAAGGAATTTTTTATGGTTTTATGGTTTTGCTACAAAAATTTGGTTTGGCCCTGGGTTTATTCCTAGTGGGTGTGGCTTTAGATGTGGCGGGATTCATAAAAGCAACACCGGGAGAACCTAGACCACTACAACCGGCTAGCGCTCTTTGGGCAATTCGTTTCACAGTGGCCCTCCTACCCGCCATTATTTTGACCATAGGGATTATCCTAGCCTATTTCTATCCCATCACCAGGGAAGTCCATGCCAGTATTCTCTCACAACTTGACCAGAAAAAAGTGACCAAAGAAAATTAG
- a CDS encoding DUF697 domain-containing protein, with the protein MTPHSYNFYELAKTALQKSLTWYCGKRRYWNYPPNPQLQAIVQEDLKLLQAAYEKLQQPLVRIAAFGLVNRGKSSILNALVGENIFTTGPTNGVTQWPTSVTWTPPSGKPKIELIDTPGLDEIDGETRAQMAKQIGQQADLILFVIAGDITRTEYLTLCQLRQALKPLILVFNKIDLFPATDIQLIYKKLQELSDATGKPFFLPDDIVFVSAQPKPVLVRVELPNGEIKEDWETPPPLIQPLQEKILSLLQREGKTLLALNALQTARRAQKNIAHKTVVFKQEEAEELIWRYARYKALIVAINPIIFLDLVAGFFSDLLMVRDLARLYGLPITSYEAGVLWNAIVKSLGGLFVTDFISSLALGWTKTTAAISSLWENPSSFTTYAAAAAAQAVVAGYNSYLVGKAAQVYLENGCTWGDYGIDTIIAEIIVQSPPQSIIARLHAPSAKAS; encoded by the coding sequence ATGACACCCCACAGCTATAATTTCTACGAATTGGCCAAGACTGCCTTACAAAAATCCCTTACTTGGTATTGCGGGAAGCGCCGTTATTGGAATTATCCCCCCAACCCCCAATTACAAGCCATCGTCCAAGAAGATTTAAAATTACTACAGGCTGCTTATGAAAAACTACAACAGCCCCTGGTAAGAATTGCAGCTTTCGGACTAGTCAATCGTGGCAAGTCTTCTATTCTCAATGCCTTGGTGGGGGAAAATATATTTACTACAGGTCCTACTAATGGTGTTACCCAGTGGCCTACCTCCGTCACCTGGACACCCCCCAGTGGCAAGCCTAAAATCGAGTTGATAGACACCCCCGGCTTAGACGAAATAGACGGGGAAACCAGGGCACAAATGGCCAAGCAGATAGGCCAACAGGCGGATTTAATCCTATTTGTCATTGCCGGAGATATTACCCGCACTGAGTATCTTACCCTATGCCAGTTGCGACAGGCCCTCAAGCCCCTTATCCTAGTCTTTAATAAGATTGACCTATTCCCCGCCACCGACATTCAGTTGATATACAAGAAATTACAAGAACTAAGTGACGCCACTGGAAAACCGTTTTTCCTCCCCGACGATATAGTATTTGTCTCTGCCCAACCAAAACCAGTATTAGTAAGGGTAGAATTGCCAAACGGAGAAATAAAAGAAGACTGGGAAACGCCCCCTCCTCTTATTCAGCCGCTACAGGAAAAAATCCTTTCTCTCCTCCAACGGGAGGGGAAAACCTTATTGGCGTTGAATGCCCTACAGACGGCAAGGCGCGCCCAGAAAAACATCGCCCACAAGACGGTTGTATTCAAACAAGAAGAGGCGGAGGAGTTGATTTGGCGCTATGCTCGTTATAAGGCTCTAATTGTGGCTATTAATCCCATAATATTTTTAGACCTGGTGGCAGGTTTTTTTTCCGATTTGTTGATGGTTCGTGACTTAGCAAGGTTATACGGTTTGCCCATTACCAGTTACGAGGCGGGTGTGTTGTGGAATGCCATTGTCAAGAGTCTAGGAGGTTTGTTTGTAACTGATTTTATTTCCTCCCTGGCACTGGGGTGGACGAAAACTACTGCCGCCATTAGCAGTCTATGGGAAAATCCCTCCAGTTTTACTACCTATGCCGCCGCTGCTGCTGCCCAGGCGGTTGTTGCCGGTTATAATTCCTATCTGGTAGGAAAGGCTGCCCAGGTGTATCTAGAAAATGGTTGCACTTGGGGAGACTATGGCATAGACACCATCATAGCCGAAATCATCGTCCAGTCCCCCCCACAGTCCATTATAGCCCGTTTACATGCCCCTTCAGCCAAGGCCTCCTAA